The sequence below is a genomic window from bacterium.
GACGCGAGCCGCTCCAGCTCATTCTCGGCGAGACGGAGTTCTACGGGATACGGCTCGAGGTCCGCCCCGGCGTCTTCATCCCCCGCCCCGAAACCGAGGCCCTGGTCGGCCTGGCCCTCGATTATTTGACTGACGACGCGGGATTGGCCTACGACCTCGGCTGCGGCTGCGGGAACATCGCCTGCGCCCTGGCCGTGAACCGGGTAAATCTGCGCCTCATCGCCACCGACACCTCGGCGGAGGCCGTGGAGCTGACGAAAGAGAACGCGGCGCTCTGCGGCGTGGGGGAGAGGGTCGCGGTCGTCCAGGCGGACCTCGCCGCGGGACTTTTGGGAAAAGCCGACCTGGTCTGCTGCAACCCACCCTACGTGCCCGCGGGGGAAATCCCCGGTCTGGAGCCCGAGGTGCGCGACCACGACCCGGGAAAAGCCCTGGACGGCGGCGAAGACGGCCTGGCGGTCATCCGGCGTCTCGCCGGGACTTTGGGAAATTTAATCAAGCCCGACGGCCTGGCGCTCGTGGAAATCGGCGACGGCCAGGGGGAGGCGGTGCGGCGGATTTTTTCCGAAATCGCCGGAGTGGAGGGAGTGGAGATAAGGAAGGACCTCGCCGGCCGCCAGCGCGTCGCCGTCGTGCGGTTGTAATGGCCCCCTCCCCCCTCTGGGGGGAGGGTTGGGGAGGGGGGTGTATCGGCCCCCTCTCCCTTCCAGGGAGAGGCGCGCCTACGGGTTGGGGTGAGGGTAGGGGTAGGGAACGTAGAAAACGCGGCGGGGTTAGGAAACCCCGCCCTACGGCATCGCAATACGCGGCGGCCCGCAGAGGATTTATCCTACGGGGCCGCCCTACCTTAAAAAAACGGGCCGACCTGAACGGCGCGCCGTCGGTCGGCCCCTACGTCACCACAACCGGGGGAGGCGAATCTACCTCCGCCGCAGCTCACCCACCAGCCACAGCAGCCGCCGGGTTATCTCCCCCAACAGCTCCAGCTCCAGCCGCTCGTTCAACCCGTGGACCCGCGTCGGCATGTCCGCCGGGTTCGGCTCCGAGGGGAAGGGGACGTACCCGTAGGCGTCGTAACCGGCCCAGCGGAGCTGCCGCGAGTCGGTCCCCCCCAGGCAGATGGTGGGGATGAGCTCGAGCTTGGGGTCCCACTTGGGCAGGAGCTCCCGCGCCGTCTGCACCACCGGGTGGTCCGGGTCGGAGGCGCTGGCCGGATG
It includes:
- the prmC gene encoding peptide chain release factor N(5)-glutamine methyltransferase codes for the protein MNRPPTAPEALRAAEERLKAAGVASPRADAELLLARRLGVERHGLYAGADLDETSFDCFTADVERRARREPLQLILGETEFYGIRLEVRPGVFIPRPETEALVGLALDYLTDDAGLAYDLGCGCGNIACALAVNRVNLRLIATDTSAEAVELTKENAALCGVGERVAVVQADLAAGLLGKADLVCCNPPYVPAGEIPGLEPEVRDHDPGKALDGGEDGLAVIRRLAGTLGNLIKPDGLALVEIGDGQGEAVRRIFSEIAGVEGVEIRKDLAGRQRVAVVRL